In the Natrinema sp. CBA1119 genome, GACAGGCGATGATGGCGGTGCCCGCCACGACGGCCTTCGAGTTCGGTCTCGGTACCGACGCGGCCGAGTGGACCGGCAAGGAGCGCAACGACGACTGGGAGTTCGACGGTGAGGGGAATCCAACGCCGGTCGAGAACGACCACGGCGGGATTCAGGGCGGCATCTCGAGCGGCGAGCCGATCTACGGCGAAGTGACGCTGCACGCGCCCACGTCGATCCCGAAGTCCCAGCAGACCGCGGACTGGGAGACCGGCGAACTCAAAGAGGAGAAAGTCATCGGCCGCCACGACCCCGTTCTCCCGCCACGAGGTGTCCCCGTCGTCGAGGCGATGCTCGCCCTGACCCTGGTGGACTTCATGCTGCTGTCGGGCCGGCTCAACCCCGACCGCGTCGACGATCAGCCCGGAGAGTACGACACTGACTATCACCCGAGCAGTCCGCGCAACGAGTAGCTCGCCGGTCGGGAAGCACGCACTCGATTCTGTTTCGTGGACGGAGACGGTATAGTGAGTCGATAGCAGACAAGAGAGAACCAATCGACGCTGTCTCCTTCCGATTCGTCAGACACCTACGGAAGGAAAGTACCTGATACACACGAATTGAACACGGAACGTTCTAGCAGATATTGGTCAGTGTCATTGAGTTGTGCGAAATACAGAGCGGGAATCTTGCATCCAATGACGGCAAAATGCCACAAGAATAGACATAGTTATACACCAATGTATATTTGTGTGCGGTGACGATGGGGAACTATGGGTGAAAAGAAGTACGGCATTGATGAGGTCGCTTTCATCGGTCGAACATTCATCGAATACCAACAGATGTTTGATTTCGACCCCGCTACGTGGGTCGGGCAACGTGTTCTCGACTGTCCTGCTGGCCCCTGTTCTTTCGTCGCGGAGGCCAACAATCACGGGATTGAGGCTATTGGTGTCGACAAGATGTATGATCGGTCGCCGGCCGCGTTGTCGAAAATTTGTGTTGAGGATATCGAGACGGCCATGGCTGCTCTCGATGGTGTCGAGGATCTCTACGTGTGGGAGTTCTATGATCGTGTCTCCGAGCTCAGAGCCTACCGTGAACGGGCAGCCTCCCGTTTCCTGTCTGATTTTGCTCACAACGGCGATCGATACATCTATGCAAATTTACCGGCGACCCCGTTTGCCGACCGAGCGTTTGATCTTGTCCTTTCGGCACACTTTTTGTTCCTCTATGACGACCGGTTGTCCGATGAGTTTCACCACGAAACGATCCGGGAGTTACACCGAATTAGCGGTCAACTCCGAGTGTTCCCGCTGCACGGCTTCGATGCCGACCAATCCGAACTCATTGTGGAACTCATCGAGAGTCTCCAGTCAGAGGGGTATTCCACAGACATCCGAGAGGTCCCATTCGAATTTCAGCGTGGTGCTAACAAGATGCTGGTCGTTGAGTAGGTGACGAAGCTCTCATTCGGGGCGCTAGTATCTGATATCGGCTGGAATGATGGACTAGTGGCCTCTAGTAGTTACTGCTGCATCCACGCTCTATAGTCAGCACGCTGTTTTTGCCAGCTATCGGAGAAGTAGAGAGCCGCTCCGGTAACGCCTTCGTCTGTACTGATCAGTGGAGTTCAAGAGAAAATACCGTGTCAGGTGGTGTCTCTGCACTGCAGAGACCCTACCCGACGGACCGGCTCGTTAGTATCCCAGCTGATCGCGGATCAGGACGACGGTCGTGCGACCCTCCTCGAGTTCCTGTCGGAAGATGAGTTCCTTGGCGATGGCCGAATCGACGCCGTAGGCCTCCTGTGCGCGTTCGTTCTCGAGGGGGTAGGCCACCGACTCGAGGCGCTCGAGCGCGTCGTCGAGCGTCGGGACGATCTTGTTCACGCCGCTGACGATCACGACGTTGCTCGCGGCGAAGGGGTACGCGCCGATCCGACTGCCCGAGCGGTCGGCCGCGACGAGTTCGCCGGTCTGGGAGATCGCGTTGATCCCGCCGAGGAAGTAGTCGGCGGTCTGTGACTCGCGACGGGCGGCCTGGCGCTTCGCGTCGTCGTCGATGCTCCAGATCTCGTCCGCCAGGCTTTCCCACTCGTGGTCGCCCTCGGAGAGGTAGTCGGCGAAGCCGATCTCCTCGAGCGTCGTCGAGTGACCGTTCATCACCGACGCGCCGGCGGGGATCTGCGACTGGATCGTTTCGAGCGCCTCCTCGGCCGAGTCGGCGACGACGACCTCGAAGCCGTTGGCCTCGAGGTTTTCCGCGGCCGTCTCGACGGCCTCCTCGGTCGGCAGTCCGTCGAGCGTCGCGTCGATCTCGGCGTCGTCTACGTAATCGGATTTCTGCTGTGACATCTACTAGTTCCGTACGTTTGTCTGGGGGAGAGACCGACTTAAGCGCTCGCGGATACCGGGGTTAGCTGATTACCCCGGTGTTACTCCGGTCAGCCGGCGACCGGTTCACGTCGTCCGACGGGACCGAAAACCACCGTCTCGCCGCTCGCGAACCCCGCGATTGGAACGCGTTCCGCGAGCAAAACGACTAACTCGTCGCCCGTGGTCGGCCACGTATGCGGGATTTTCACGTCCACTCGAACTACTCGGACGGCGACTTCCTCCGGTCGATGGTTCGAGCGGCCGAGTCGGCCGGCCTCGAGGGCGTCGGCTTCGCCGACCACTGTAACGTCGCCTCGCGCGAGCGCCACGCGTCGATGCGAAACGTCTACGGGTTCAATCTCGATCTGACCTACGAGCGCCGACGGCGGGGGATCGACCGCCTGCGTCAGGATTTCGACCTCGAGATCTACGACGCCATCGAGATGGATTACGATCCGCGCGACGAGGCGGCCATCGACGCGTTCCTCTCGGAGGCTGACTTCGACTACGCGATCGGAAGCGTCCACGACGTCGACGAGAACAACGTGCAGGTCGCGTCCCACTTCGCCGAGATGAGCGAGGCCGAGCGCGACGCGGTCGTCGACGAGTACTTCGAGACCCTGATTGCGCTCGTCGAGTCGGAACTGTTCGATATCGCGGCTCACGTGGATCTGCTCGAGCGAACGCCGCCGTTGCGGGGCCGGGCGACGACCGACCAGTATCGACGGGTGGCACAAGCGCTCGCCGATTCGCGGACGGTCCCGGAGATCAACGCCGGGCGAGCGCTCTCCGACGCCGAGATAGTCCACCCCGCCGAGTCCTTCCTGACGGTGCTTCGCGAACACGACATCGCCGTCACCCTCGGCACCGACTCCCACCACCCGACCGAAATACCCGAGCGCGCGGACTTCCTCGCCGCGTTCGTCGACGAGACAGGCCTCGAGCCGGTCACTCCCGACGGGATCGCGTCGACGCTGTAGAAACGCTTAGAAACGTGCGTAGAATTCAATGGTGAGAAACGGGAGACGTGTTCCATGAACAAATGTGAACAATCATGGCCGGAACTCGCGACAAAAGTAATGGTCTTTCACACATATTCTTCAATGGATGTCCATTCTTCACGAAAGTTCCTTGGTAATCTATAGCAAAGTCTTTAGGTTCGGTAGTGCGAATTCCGAGTACGGTTGGCCCACAGGCCACTGATCCACATATGAGCAGCGACGAACTCATCTGGCGAATCGCGGGCGGTTCCGGAGACGGAATCGACTCGACGAGCCAGAACTTTGCCAAGGCGCTGATGCGCTCGGGGCTCGACGTATTTACACACCGCCACTATCCGTCGCGGATCCGCGGTGGCCACACGTACGTCGAAATTCGGGCCGCAGACCGCGAGGTACAGTCACGCGGCGACGGCTACAACTTCCTGCTCTCGCTGGGGGACTCGTTCGCCCGCAACCCGCAGGAGGAGGCCTACTACGGAAACGAAGAGATCAAACCGCTCTCGGAGAACTTGGACGAACTCCGCGAGGGCGGGATCATCGTCTACGACGAGGGCCTCATCAGCGAGGAGGACGTCGAGGCGATCGATCTCGAGGCCCGCGCCGAGGAGAACAACTGGCACGTCTTCCCGATGGACCTCCGGTCGCTCGCACGCGAACACGGCCGCGAAGTCATGCGCAACACCGCCGGTGTCGGCGTCACGGCGGCGCTGCTCGACATGGATCTCGAGCACATCGAGAACCTGATGTCCGACGCCATGGGCGGCGACGTTCTCGAGGCGAACCTCGAGATTCTCCACGAGGCCTACGACACGATCAACGAGGAGTACGAGTTCGAGCACGACCTTCGCGCACCCGAGGGCTCTCACGAGACCGAGCAGGCGCTCCTGTCGGGCTCGAACGCGATCGCCTACGGCGCGATCGACGCCGGCTGTCGATTCATCGCCGGCTACCCGATGACGCCGTGGACGGACGTGTTCACGATCCTCGCCCAGAACTTCCCCGACATGGGCGGCGTCTCCGAACAGGTCGAAGACGAGATCGCCGCCGCGGCGCTCGCACTCGGTGCGAGCCACGCGGGCGCGAAGGCCATGTCCGGCTCCTCCGGCGGCGGCTTCGCGCTTATGAGCGAACCGCTCGGCTTGGCGGAGATGACCGAGACGCCGCTCGTCCTCGTCGAGTCGATGCGGGCCGGTCCCTCGACCGGGATGCCGACGAAGCCCGAGCAGGGCGACCTCGAGTTCGTCCTCTACACGAGCCAGGGCGACTCCTCGCGAGTCGTCTTCGCACCGAGCAACATCGAAGAGGCCTACGAACAGACCAGACTCGCGTTCGAGATCGCGTGGGACTACCAGCTTCCGGCGATCGTCATCTACGATCAGAAGCTCTCCGGCGAGAACAAGAACGTCGACGTCGAGTTCTTCGACCGCGAGCCCCAGCCGGATCTGGGATCGACGCTGACCGAAGACGAGCTCTCGGAAGCCGCCCACGACGCGAGCGGCAAGTTCAAGCGCTTCAACTACGAGGACGCCGAGAGCAACGTCGCCCCGCGGTCGCTGCCTGGCCAGAAGGACGGGCGCTACCTTGCGACCGGGAACGAGCACTCGCCAGTGGGCCACATTAGCGAGGATCCCGACAACCGCGTCGCACAGATGACGCGGCGCATCGAGAAACTCGAGACCATCCGGGAGGAACTCGACGAGGAACACGACTCCAACCAGACGTACTTCGGCGACGAGACGGCCGACTACGGCATCATCACGTGGGGCTCGTCCCACGGTGCCGTCAACGAGGCGGTCGACCGGCTCAACGAGAGCGGCCACTCCGTCAAGGGGGTCAGCGTCTCCGACATGATGCCGTTCCCCGAAGCCGAAGTCACGGCGTTCCTCGAGAGCGTCGACGAGGCGATGGTCGTCGAGATGAACGCCACCGCGCAGTTCCGCGGGCTGATCCAGAAGGAACTGGGCCGCTTCGGCGAGAAGATGACCAGCCTGCTGAAGTACAACGGCAACCCCTTCGAGCCCGCCGAAATCGTCGAGGGCTACGAAGTCAACCTCGCCGACGACGACCGCGAACCGACCGCACAGGTACGAATCGAACCTGCGGCAGGTGACTAACAATGAGTGCATTCAACGCAATCGGAGAGGAACGAGAGATCGACCGGGAAGAGTTCACCCCCGGCGTCGAACCCCAACCGACCTGGTGTCCGGGCTGTGGCGACTTCGGCGTCCTGAAGTCGCTGAAACAGGCGCTGCCGGAAGTCGGCAAGACGCCCGAAGAGGTCCTGACCGTCACCGGGATCGGCTGTTCGGGCAAACTGAGCAGTTATCTTGACACCTACGGCTTCCACACGATCCACGGCCGATCGCTGCCCGTGGCCCGCGCCGCGAAGCTGGCGAACACCGACCTCGAGGTCATCGCGGCGGGCGGTGACGGCGACGGCTATGGGATCGGCGGCAACCACTTCATCCACACGGCCCGGGAGAACCACGACATGACCTACATCGTGTTCAACAACGAGATCTTCGGCCTGACGAAGGGCCAGACCTCGCCCACGAGCCCGAAGGGTCACAAGTCCAAGACCCAGCCCTCGGGCAGCGCAAAGACGCCGATCCGACCGCTGTCACTGTCGCTGACCGCCGGTGCGAGCTACGTCGCCCGCACCGCCGCGGTCAACCCGAATCAGGCGAAGGAGATCATCGCGGAAGCCATCGAACACGACGGCTTCGCCCACGTCGACTTCCTGACCCAGTGTCCGACCTGGAACAAGGACGCTCGGCAGTACGTCCCCTACATCGACATCCAGGAGTCCGAGGACTACGACCACGACATCACCGACCGACGCGAGGCCGCCGAGATGATGCACGAGACCGAGGACGTCCTCAACGAGGGCACCGTCCTGACCGGTCGCTACTACGTCGACGAAGACCGGCCGTCCTACCAGGAAGAGAAGTCGGCCGTCGGCGAACTCCCCGACCAGCCCCTCGCCGAGCGCTACTTCGACGAAGACGCCGAGTGGGAGCGCAGCTACGATCTGCTCGAGCGCCACACCTGAGCGCACACCGAATTGCGGTCCGCTCCCATAGCCCGACAGTCGGGGGCCGTCTCGGTACCGACTGTCAGTCGCAGTCCCGTTTTTCAGGACGTTCCGTCGGCTAACAGCCGGTTTCGAGCGACTGCGCGACTCGGAGCGCCGTCCCGTCGTCGAACGCGTGACTGGCGAACACCGAGTGATAGCGCTCGCCACACGACCACTGTAGCTCCGTCCCCTGATCCGTTTCGGCGATCGTTCCCGTCACGCGCCCGATCGCAACCGCGTCACCGCCGACTGCGAACCGCCGCGGGCCGTCGCTCGTGACGACCGATACCGTTTCGTCGCCCGGCGTCCGGTACTGGAGCGACACCTGCGTCCGGTTCTCGCCGTGGAACTCAT is a window encoding:
- a CDS encoding class I SAM-dependent methyltransferase, whose amino-acid sequence is MGEKKYGIDEVAFIGRTFIEYQQMFDFDPATWVGQRVLDCPAGPCSFVAEANNHGIEAIGVDKMYDRSPAALSKICVEDIETAMAALDGVEDLYVWEFYDRVSELRAYRERAASRFLSDFAHNGDRYIYANLPATPFADRAFDLVLSAHFLFLYDDRLSDEFHHETIRELHRISGQLRVFPLHGFDADQSELIVELIESLQSEGYSTDIREVPFEFQRGANKMLVVE
- a CDS encoding lactate utilization protein; this translates as MSQQKSDYVDDAEIDATLDGLPTEEAVETAAENLEANGFEVVVADSAEEALETIQSQIPAGASVMNGHSTTLEEIGFADYLSEGDHEWESLADEIWSIDDDAKRQAARRESQTADYFLGGINAISQTGELVAADRSGSRIGAYPFAASNVVIVSGVNKIVPTLDDALERLESVAYPLENERAQEAYGVDSAIAKELIFRQELEEGRTTVVLIRDQLGY
- a CDS encoding PHP domain-containing protein, producing the protein MRDFHVHSNYSDGDFLRSMVRAAESAGLEGVGFADHCNVASRERHASMRNVYGFNLDLTYERRRRGIDRLRQDFDLEIYDAIEMDYDPRDEAAIDAFLSEADFDYAIGSVHDVDENNVQVASHFAEMSEAERDAVVDEYFETLIALVESELFDIAAHVDLLERTPPLRGRATTDQYRRVAQALADSRTVPEINAGRALSDAEIVHPAESFLTVLREHDIAVTLGTDSHHPTEIPERADFLAAFVDETGLEPVTPDGIASTL
- a CDS encoding 2-oxoacid:acceptor oxidoreductase subunit alpha, translating into MSSDELIWRIAGGSGDGIDSTSQNFAKALMRSGLDVFTHRHYPSRIRGGHTYVEIRAADREVQSRGDGYNFLLSLGDSFARNPQEEAYYGNEEIKPLSENLDELREGGIIVYDEGLISEEDVEAIDLEARAEENNWHVFPMDLRSLAREHGREVMRNTAGVGVTAALLDMDLEHIENLMSDAMGGDVLEANLEILHEAYDTINEEYEFEHDLRAPEGSHETEQALLSGSNAIAYGAIDAGCRFIAGYPMTPWTDVFTILAQNFPDMGGVSEQVEDEIAAAALALGASHAGAKAMSGSSGGGFALMSEPLGLAEMTETPLVLVESMRAGPSTGMPTKPEQGDLEFVLYTSQGDSSRVVFAPSNIEEAYEQTRLAFEIAWDYQLPAIVIYDQKLSGENKNVDVEFFDREPQPDLGSTLTEDELSEAAHDASGKFKRFNYEDAESNVAPRSLPGQKDGRYLATGNEHSPVGHISEDPDNRVAQMTRRIEKLETIREELDEEHDSNQTYFGDETADYGIITWGSSHGAVNEAVDRLNESGHSVKGVSVSDMMPFPEAEVTAFLESVDEAMVVEMNATAQFRGLIQKELGRFGEKMTSLLKYNGNPFEPAEIVEGYEVNLADDDREPTAQVRIEPAAGD
- a CDS encoding thiamine pyrophosphate-dependent enzyme; this encodes MSAFNAIGEEREIDREEFTPGVEPQPTWCPGCGDFGVLKSLKQALPEVGKTPEEVLTVTGIGCSGKLSSYLDTYGFHTIHGRSLPVARAAKLANTDLEVIAAGGDGDGYGIGGNHFIHTARENHDMTYIVFNNEIFGLTKGQTSPTSPKGHKSKTQPSGSAKTPIRPLSLSLTAGASYVARTAAVNPNQAKEIIAEAIEHDGFAHVDFLTQCPTWNKDARQYVPYIDIQESEDYDHDITDRREAAEMMHETEDVLNEGTVLTGRYYVDEDRPSYQEEKSAVGELPDQPLAERYFDEDAEWERSYDLLERHT